Genomic segment of Tiliqua scincoides isolate rTilSci1 chromosome 1, rTilSci1.hap2, whole genome shotgun sequence:
GCAGGACATTAAGCCTGTTGCAAAAGGCTTACAGAAAATCATGAGAAGATACTAGCATCAACTGGTGATTTACAGCCTCAAAAGTTTCCATTTTGAAGTTCCTCAACAAGCCATTTTGGAGTTCATATGGGTACAACCCATGGAACACTACCCAAACAAAGGGACCTCTAGACTTTAGTTTGTAAGGGCCAGATTTGTCTTTCATGTGGCAGGTAATAGTATTGCAGCTGTTTAAAGACAGTTGATGTGTCAATTCTGGTTAATTGCTCCTAAAAATGATAAAAATTTACTGATCTGAGGGTTTAGAAATCTAGTTCTTTTATGGAAAGTGTTTTGCATATGTATACTTTCTCCTTTCTGCCTCAACAGCATGAGATACAGTGATTAAACATTTAATTCCTGTAACACATGAGTGTACCACTTTCACCACATAGTGCACATTTATACAAACAGTAAAAAAATATGACTCTTAAGAGGTTTCCAACCACTGGATTGTGTGTGTAAACCCATATCAAGTTTTAACCATGAATATCTAGTAATTACACATTAGCAGACCATCTATACATTCCTAGATCAGTTGTGTATAGGTCAAGACACAGCAGACATACACCAGAGCAGCATCTGCACAATAAGTGAAACAGGTCATAAATACTGATAAGAGCACCATGAGGCCTGCTTTAAACTGACCTCTGAGTACACATTCTTGCTCATTACAATGACCTCCTATATAACCTGGCGGTAAAAAACCACCCAAACAAATTATGAAGACAACAAATGCAGGGGACGAAATAAATTACATTGTTAAAAATCTTTATTTAGGTTTGGTCAGTACAGGTAAGATAATATTGGAGTCACAGAGCAATATGTATTAACAGGATACAACAGTTTTTAAACTGAGTAACTATGCACACAAAATTCTTAAACATTCGGTCATCTAAAGAGAACGCACAGATGCATGGTGGCAAAACTGGAACACAAACTACTACAGGACTCCTTCACCAAGTTCATTTTAGTTATAAAACTACTGTACTGGGTAAACTTGGCAATCATTGACCCACAACTATTATGACAAATTCTGAGTGTTATAACAGTATGAGTAAAGAATGCCTTTACACAGCACAAGTTCTAGATATACACAGATTTGTACAGACATCATTTTTGTTATACctggaaataaattccattttcAAATTTCACATTAACTCAAAAATACCTTGAGCCTACACAAATATCCTTTTAGCAACATTCAACGTAATTGTTAAAATTTCAGAAGTGGCAGAGGTATTGAAGCAAAAAACCCACAAAGGCAGAATTGTGACATATATGCACTAATTTGAACAGTTCTGGACAGTTTCTTTTCCCAATTTAAACGACACTATATAAAAATGTTGCAGGAAAAAAGGTTACAAAACTGAACCCTGTACATTTACATTTGAGTCCAAACCATTCTGAACATGACGAGACCCCGCAGTTCTGTTACCTTTCACACTCACTGTTTTCTCCTCTTGAGGATCATGGTTTGAGTCTGTGTCATTTGAATGGTGAGTTAAAGAATTTTCACTACCAGTGGGAGAGTCTACACTTTCGTACCCAGTACTGAGTTGATTTATATAGCTACCAGATCCTCTGCCAGTTCTATCTTCAGAGTGGTTGGAAAGATTATTACCATTGCTTGGTGAGGGTGGGAAGTCATCCTCTGTTCCACTGCCCTCTCTATAAAAACCAGGCCCAGATGTCCTCTGGTGGGAAGAGCTGCCATTGCTCGGTCCATTAGCTAGACGACTGCAGTCTTTGCCCATGGCCTCTCCCTGATCTGTTGTTTCAGAAGTTGGAGTCCGGCTGGTACCTGGGGCTGAAGTTTGCGACTGCTGCTGCTGGTACTGAACCAACTGCTGGCGAGTCTCTTTCAGTTGCTGCTGTAGGACTAGAATGGTACTCTGCATACCTTCTACTTCCTCATCAAGCTGGATGATGAAATCATTCAGTTCTATATGAAGAAAAACACATTTGGAGCATACACTTAATAGTTCATATCTATATCCTCAAATTGTAGCCATTAACCTCAGTGCAACAGAATTCATACAAGGTCTAATGTACAACTCTGATACCGTACTCTAAAAATCACGTTTGTTTAGTTTTGAGAGTCTGCTGCTAGTAGAATAATTGGAATGAACCACATATAGAAAATTCAATCTGCCTGCAAAAAATACAGAGCAGGGGACATTTTGTAGAGTGCTTCTTTGCTATACAGATTAAAAAGGATTATAATCTAATCTGGATGCCCATAcatatctaaaaataaaaatatgtaccTGGATCTGACTTTGACAACTGGTATGGAACCCCAACAATAAGAAGCTGTAATGGCTATAAATTGGTTTGAAAAGATGAAGACAGCATCTGCAAAAGTTAAATAGCTGGAACCTCTCTGATCTGCATGACTAAAGCATTTCCAATACAACTAGTTACTGCCTCTTAAACCATACACCTTTACTATTCATATGCTGTTTATACTTTCTACAAAAAAATTTCAAGTACTGAGTAAAACATGCACATTGAAACTACATACAAAAAAATTTGCATGCCCTGGCTGGGATCTAAATTTCTGCAAGTGGAAGCCAGCTTTTGCAAGCAATTCCACCCCATGCAGAGCCCTCACACAGCCTTCCTTAAGGTTCCCTAACCCTCAGGAGATTCTTCAAGGACTGCAGTGGATGGAAAACCCCAATGCAGGAACATATtgttaatttgcataatttatgccAGTTGGGAACAGAATTCTGGTTTCCACAACAATGAATTTCAAATCTCCcctaagccatgaagcttcctgggtgaccttgagccagttgctttctctcagcctcacctacctcacagttgttgtgaggacaaaaggaggggatcagttgtgtacaccgccctgagctctttggaggaagggcagtataaaaatgtgaaaaaataaataaataatttgccaATTCCATGCAGAAAATACATGCCTGATTCCTCTTATAAACTTTATTATGTATCCAATCACATTAACTGTAAAAATCTTCACCGTAACATTCTTGAGCAATATTTGACCTCAATAACACACCACAACAATGTAGATGTTCTGATAGTCTTCAGATTATCACCAGCCCCAATTACCAAGTGTATTCAAACACTGGCAACTTACAAACAATGACAGCTTCACTTTCActgtgtaataaataaaatagtaagCAATTTTTAATTTGTAGACTGATTTGACATAGATCTAACATTAAATCTCAATGGGACTGCCTAGTAGAGTTAAATGTCTTCAGTTTCCTTTTTTACAACATCCCAGAGATATGGGGGGTTGATTCTGGATCTCAAAAACAACCATGCCTTGGAGGTGTTTTCATGACAAAACTAAAattttcagcttttaaaaaaaattctcaagcTGAAGAAATGTTTTGATTCGTTCATGTGCAATTTCACTTGATTTCTCAAGTGCAAACTATCTGGCTACTTGTATCTCAAACAATGGAAGAAGAGAGGAAAGAACAATTTCAAATGAAGTGTTAAAGTATTCACTAAAGTTTCCCCATATCCACTGAGATTATTAAAGCAGTTTCTGTGGGTTATGATATTTGTATGACAGTCTAAACTTTATACCAAAGGGCCCCTGATGTCTCCAACGCAGTCAGTTGTCTATTTACAGCTGAAGTTGTAAATATATGCAATGTCAAATGCAACATTCATGGAAATTTTCTATGGAAAGTTTCTGACAACTTCTTTTTAGATACtgtgacttttaaaaatacatgaaaaCTAATATTACAAGCCAAATAGCAACCAGGATCCTGTGCACTAGTTTAGGTGCCCAAGGACTTGCCTCTCCACAGAAGGATTTTTCACCTCCCCCCCTTTTGAAAAGCAGGTCACCAagctatagctagaggtgttcttaaacaacGGGTTTTCCTCCCACAGATCTTGTTTTATGCCCAAGGAGCAAAAGTGCACAAAGTAGTGTCATGTGTTTTTACTCAaagggcacatttttaaaaattataatcactttaaaagcatactaggtaggtggtatagtcagcagatgcagtcacagtctTTACCCATGCACCTCCCCCCAGTCCAgctcattattaattattattagcaGCTAACTTCAggattttacaaaaatgagaagcgcagaaagcggtgttatgagtttttattttgttatcactgaaaaaaaatcacacctccagCTACAGAACACACATCTTTTCTATCTCCCTATTTTCCTATCTAGGCCAGGGGCCTTCGGTTCAAGAAATAAGTCCAAAGCACCTTCGGGGGCACAGAACTAGTCACAAACATATGCAAGTTGCCCATATACATGAATATTTTCCTAATTTGTTTTTATTCTAGCCCGTTTATTTTTATGTCAAAACTAAGTTCATTTTAGTGAGaaaccagcattttaaaaaatagatctccttttgatgtttctttataattttaatttctgTTAAGAACAGCAATAGGTTAATTAAGTTTGAAACTATTTCCTCATTCAGAACATTTGTGCATGCTCCATGGTGGGAATGTGTAATCCCCACATCACAACATTTAACTACTGAAAGCTGCAAAAACACAAGGCAATTctctattttctttaaaaaaagcccTTACCATCCTGACTGCTTTTAAGCTCCTCACTATATTTCTTCTGTAAAGCCAACTCTGCCTCAAGTTGTGCAATACGTCCTTGGGACAGCTGCCTTCCCAGCTCTTGATTCTCCTGGATAAGCATTCGACACTTCGCCATTAACTTTTTGCCTGTTTGGCTGTAAAGGAAAGAGCCATCTATCACAAAATGAAGACAAAATTCTCTCGTCTCCCTTGTTAAACGCAGTCAATAAAAATACTATTTCTGCATGTCTCATTCTACAAAACCTTACTGCCAGTTGTCATAGCACAGTCGCCCTACAGGTGCCACAGTCTGATCAAGCATCTGGTGATCTTCCACATCCCTTCTGTGAAACTGAAAAGGAAGTCCTACAGTTGAACATTTAAGCGATCAGCGCATTAATTACAATCAAAGGACCTCTGCAGTTCTTAGACTCCAACTACATTTTGGATAACTTTGAAAGGAAAATGAACCAAGTTAAGCCTAgaggtgaaggggagggagaagagtcTTGAAAACATTAACAGATGCAATTTCTGGTCTGCGTGCACTGAAAAAACCCACTATTATCAACATGGTCCAATGAATAAGTTCAATACAGGTTTGCAGTTTTCATTCATAGATTTTGGATCAGCACATTTGACTCAACGCAGATGGCCACAGCCATCCATGAGAAGTCCCTAAAAATGCAGTTCCAGTAAAAAAAAGCTTCTTTTACCTTATCCCTGCAAGCTGGAAGGCTGCAGGGAAGTCTACAGCACTCCTGAAAGCCATTTACGGGTCATGCAGAGGCCCCCTTCCCCTTCCTATGGCTCTGCATTGCCCCCAAGTGCATCTTGGAagcatttgggaaacacttccaCAATGCATTCTGCAACAATTCGGGGCCATGGGAGGGGGCCTTGATGTGACTCAGAGATGGCTTCCGGAAACACCACAGATTGTCCTGCAGCCCTCCAGCTTGCCATGCTAAGGTAAAGGAAGCTCCCCCCCACCACATTTTTTTACTTGTTTAAACATTTAAATGAATTttctgaaaaccacagatttcgCTTTTAGtggtttttggcatccacaggtgATCCTAGAactgatcccccacagataacaaaGGCCAACTGTACATGTTAAATTTCATGACTAATGTTATGATGCACACCAGTACTTAACTAGCTCTGCAGAACTGGTCTAGCCAGTCAGATGTCTCAGGAAAAAAGCAAAGCCTGATGCAATAAACAGAAAATACCAAAGGGTAAGGGAGAATTTGGGGCACAATTCTTACACAGCAGAGTGGATAGGACTCCCCATAGAAAGCATCATTACCCTCCCCTACTGCTCTCATACCAAGTATTCTGTTTCTATGCCAAACATACTACTGTACAACATGACCATTTCTGTTAAGTGAAGGCTCTCCTGCACCTCACATATATATCCAGCAGACCACTGCTTTCCATGTTCCAAGTTCATAGGCTTCTATCAACGGTGGTTCCCTATATACATCAAAGTGAGGCACAATAGAGCCTTGGCTTACCTGGAAAAGCCAAATACATAGCAGCACACTAGCACAAGGAAGTTATAATTCACTTTCCACATGCAGCTAGATCATGTCCATTATTTTGGATATTTTTAGTATACAAGCACTCTGCTCATGGCTCAATGTGCAATTACTGAATTAGCTTCCTTTTTTGTAACTGAGACTACAAAAACTGCATGAACATTTAAGGCACAATATGA
This window contains:
- the WTAP gene encoding pre-mRNA-splicing regulator WTAP; the protein is MTNEEPLPKKVRLNETDFKVLAREELILRWKQYEAYVQALEGKYTDLNSNDVTGLRESEEKLKQQQQESARRENILVMRLATKEQEMQECTNQIQYLKQVQQPSVAQLRSTMVDPAINLFFLKMKGELEQTKDKLEQAQNELSAWKFTPDSQTGKKLMAKCRMLIQENQELGRQLSQGRIAQLEAELALQKKYSEELKSSQDELNDFIIQLDEEVEGMQSTILVLQQQLKETRQQLVQYQQQQSQTSAPGTSRTPTSETTDQGEAMGKDCSRLANGPSNGSSSHQRTSGPGFYREGSGTEDDFPPSPSNGNNLSNHSEDRTGRGSGSYINQLSTGYESVDSPTGSENSLTHHSNDTDSNHDPQEEKTVSVKGNRTAGSRHVQNGLDSNVNVQGSVL